The following proteins come from a genomic window of Nitrosopumilus sp.:
- the rpsJ gene encoding 30S ribosomal protein S10, protein MTQTARVKLTSTSLPKLDGVCGEIMGIGKKTGVKVKGPTPLPVKRLHVATRKSPCGSGTETYEKWEMKMHRRIININADDKAIRQLMRLKIPDDVYIELSLT, encoded by the coding sequence ATGACTCAAACCGCCCGTGTTAAACTCACTTCAACCAGTCTGCCAAAATTAGATGGCGTCTGCGGTGAAATCATGGGTATTGGTAAAAAGACAGGTGTTAAGGTAAAAGGTCCGACACCACTTCCTGTAAAAAGATTACATGTGGCAACTAGAAAATCTCCTTGCGGTAGCGGAACAGAAACTTATGAAAAATGGGAGATGAAAATGCATCGAAGAATTATCAATATCAACGCTGATGATAAAGCTATCCGACAACTAATGAGGCTAAAGATCCCTGACGATGTTTACATTGAATTGTCCTTGACATAA
- a CDS encoding arginase family protein has product METLCWSNCNSYKESEYVIIGISDESHSHSLRKGTSEAPDRIRKISRDRDVYVENNKESLAYTNSGKAQSKIFDLGNISRENIPLVYERITDDGKVPITIGGDHSLTASIIQGLGNKRGPISLVYFDAHPDFLSSTRNFYGSVVYDCLPYIDPKSSVMIGIRSPELEEIENIQKYGITVFSPADIQYYGFKQVIEDILSKIGKNIYVSFDMDCIDPAFAPGVSVPVPMGLNPITASILLKSITQDGILGMDMMEVCPKFDIQDNTSHLASRMICELLSSVKVKPKLPNF; this is encoded by the coding sequence ATGGAGACATTATGCTGGTCAAATTGCAATTCTTACAAAGAGTCAGAGTATGTGATTATTGGAATTTCTGACGAGTCTCATTCACATTCATTACGAAAAGGAACTTCAGAAGCGCCTGACAGAATAAGGAAAATCTCAAGGGACAGAGATGTATATGTAGAAAACAACAAGGAATCTTTAGCATATACAAATTCGGGAAAAGCTCAATCAAAAATCTTTGATTTGGGAAATATCTCTAGAGAAAATATCCCGCTAGTCTATGAAAGAATAACCGATGATGGAAAAGTGCCAATAACTATTGGAGGAGACCATTCTCTTACTGCATCCATCATACAGGGATTGGGGAATAAACGCGGGCCCATTTCTCTTGTCTACTTTGATGCACATCCGGATTTTCTTTCATCCACTAGAAATTTTTACGGTTCAGTTGTGTATGACTGCCTTCCGTATATTGATCCCAAGTCAAGCGTAATGATTGGTATCCGTAGTCCCGAATTAGAAGAGATCGAAAACATACAAAAATATGGAATCACGGTATTTTCGCCTGCCGATATTCAATACTATGGTTTCAAACAGGTAATCGAAGATATTCTCTCAAAGATAGGAAAAAACATCTACGTGTCTTTTGACATGGATTGCATAGATCCTGCCTTTGCACCGGGTGTTTCAGTTCCAGTACCCATGGGATTAAATCCAATTACTGCATCAATTCTTCTAAAAAGCATCACACAAGACGGGATATTGGGAATGGATATGATGGAAGTTTGTCCTAAATTTGATATTCAAGACAACACATCACATTTAGCATCACGAATGATTTGCGAATTATTGTCTTCTGTTAAAGTAAAACCTAAACTTCCTAATTTCTAA
- a CDS encoding DUF47 family protein, whose translation MYSGELEVQAKRKAIAVLQDEINRILNAARELATLPELMMKKDKTGIKNALEQISTIEEEVESLRRKITREVADVGGLIMNRENLLNTAYTMDEIAGYITGISFKLSNVKPATLKSSKLDQDITKLIELVVDEVYKLNEIIRSLNTNTANAIELAQETQTIEREIDIKYRDATIKLLNEVTSTKELMLIKDVIEGIEEMSDKCQRVSDSFILLALSL comes from the coding sequence ATGTATAGCGGAGAGCTTGAAGTTCAAGCAAAAAGAAAGGCTATAGCAGTTTTACAAGACGAAATAAACAGAATTCTAAATGCTGCAAGAGAACTAGCAACACTTCCTGAGCTTATGATGAAAAAAGACAAGACAGGAATTAAAAACGCATTAGAGCAAATTTCTACAATTGAAGAAGAAGTAGAAAGTCTAAGACGAAAGATCACCAGAGAAGTTGCAGATGTAGGAGGATTAATCATGAATAGAGAAAATCTCCTAAACACAGCATATACAATGGATGAGATCGCAGGTTACATCACAGGAATTTCATTCAAACTATCAAATGTAAAGCCAGCTACGCTAAAAAGTTCAAAACTTGATCAAGACATCACTAAATTAATCGAGCTTGTTGTCGATGAAGTCTACAAGTTGAATGAAATCATTAGAAGCCTAAACACAAACACTGCAAATGCAATTGAATTGGCTCAAGAAACACAAACAATAGAAAGAGAAATCGATATAAAATATCGAGATGCAACAATTAAACTTCTAAACGAGGTTACATCAACAAAAGAACTGATGTTAATCAAAGATGTTATAGAAGGAATTGAAGAAATGTCAGACAAATGTCAAAGAGTATCAGACTCTTTCATATTACTAGCATTGAGCCTATAA
- a CDS encoding HIT family protein: protein MDCIFCKIISGDIPAKIIKETSSSISFLDAFPLAKGHVLVIPKNHHQKIQDMSEKENSDLFSLVHSMISKVDSITGSTLLAVHNGKDAGQEVPHVHVHLVPRSKDDSAGAIHSMFSNSLKLSDSEIDEIYEKLKV, encoded by the coding sequence ATGGACTGTATTTTCTGTAAAATCATCTCTGGTGACATCCCTGCCAAAATCATTAAAGAAACAAGCTCTTCTATATCGTTTTTAGATGCATTTCCTCTTGCAAAGGGTCATGTACTTGTAATTCCAAAAAACCATCATCAAAAAATTCAGGATATGAGCGAAAAAGAAAACTCTGATTTGTTTTCTCTTGTACATTCTATGATTTCAAAGGTTGACTCTATTACCGGTTCCACTTTACTTGCGGTGCATAACGGTAAAGATGCGGGACAGGAAGTGCCACATGTTCATGTACATTTAGTTCCGAGAAGCAAAGATGATTCTGCAGGAGCAATTCATTCCATGTTTAGTAATTCATTGAAACTATCTGACTCTGAAATAGATGAGATATATGAAAAATTAAAAGTCTAA
- a CDS encoding RNA polymerase Rbp10: MINMVENFDDEEIEETPVETFDVNYSCLRCGTIVSNTELSRLPEIKCICGFRVFTKVRPPVVKTVKAI, translated from the coding sequence ATGATAAACATGGTTGAAAATTTTGATGATGAAGAAATTGAGGAAACTCCTGTTGAAACATTTGATGTAAACTATTCTTGTCTGCGATGCGGAACTATAGTTTCAAACACTGAACTATCAAGATTGCCTGAAATCAAATGTATCTGTGGGTTTCGAGTATTTACCAAAGTAAGACCGCCCGTAGTCAAAACAGTTAAAGCAATTTAA
- a CDS encoding C2H2-type zinc finger protein, with protein sequence MGFFKKTKCDLCDKKFSKEEELMNHKQIVHGKDLQYDCKECNKFFSNMEDMRTHLQREHSYKKDR encoded by the coding sequence GTGGGATTTTTTAAAAAAACAAAATGTGATTTGTGTGATAAAAAATTCTCAAAAGAAGAAGAGTTAATGAACCACAAACAGATTGTTCACGGCAAAGATTTGCAGTATGATTGCAAAGAGTGCAACAAGTTTTTCTCAAACATGGAAGATATGAGAACCCATTTACAAAGAGAGCACAGCTACAAAAAAGACAGATAA
- the tuf gene encoding translation elongation factor EF-1 subunit alpha encodes MADKPHLNLIVTGHIDNGKSTTMGHFLMDLGVVDERTIAAHGAESEKTGKGDTFKYAWVMDNIKDERERGITIDLAFQKFESPKYFFTLIDAPGHRDFIKNMITGASEADAAILVLSAKEGETDTAIAAGGQAREHAFLLKTLGVSQLIVAINKMDAVEYKEDAFNAAKEKGEKLVRSVGYKLENVPFIPVSGWKGDNLVKRSENMAWYKGKTLLEAFDDFTIAEKPVGKPLRVPIQDVYTITGVGTVPVGRVETGIMKAGQKIIVMPSGAQGEIKSIETHHTEMPSAEAGDNIGFNLRGIEKKDIKRGDVLGTPDAPPMVAKEFKAQIIVIHHPTAIAPGYTPVMHAHTAQVAATVTEFLQKINPASGAVEEENPKFLKVGDSAIVKIRPVRPTCIETFQEFPEMGRFALRDMGATIAAGIVKEITEEYKP; translated from the coding sequence ATGGCAGATAAACCACACTTGAACCTGATTGTTACAGGACATATTGATAATGGAAAATCAACTACTATGGGTCATTTTTTGATGGATCTTGGGGTTGTAGATGAAAGAACTATTGCAGCTCACGGTGCAGAATCAGAAAAGACCGGAAAAGGTGATACTTTCAAGTATGCTTGGGTTATGGATAACATTAAAGATGAAAGAGAGAGAGGTATTACAATCGATCTAGCTTTCCAAAAATTTGAGTCACCAAAGTACTTCTTTACTTTGATTGACGCTCCTGGTCACAGGGACTTTATTAAAAACATGATTACTGGTGCTTCTGAAGCAGACGCAGCCATTCTAGTACTTTCAGCAAAAGAAGGCGAAACTGATACTGCAATTGCAGCTGGTGGACAAGCAAGAGAACACGCATTCTTGCTCAAGACACTTGGTGTAAGCCAACTAATTGTTGCAATCAACAAAATGGATGCAGTAGAATACAAAGAAGATGCTTTTAATGCAGCCAAAGAGAAAGGTGAAAAATTAGTAAGATCTGTAGGTTACAAACTAGAGAACGTACCATTCATTCCAGTTTCTGGATGGAAAGGTGACAACCTAGTTAAAAGATCTGAGAACATGGCTTGGTATAAAGGTAAAACTTTGCTTGAAGCATTTGATGACTTTACTATTGCTGAAAAGCCAGTAGGTAAACCATTACGTGTTCCAATACAGGACGTTTACACCATTACAGGTGTAGGTACAGTCCCAGTAGGTAGAGTTGAAACCGGTATTATGAAAGCAGGACAAAAAATTATTGTCATGCCATCTGGTGCTCAAGGTGAAATCAAATCTATTGAGACTCACCACACAGAAATGCCATCTGCAGAAGCAGGTGACAACATTGGTTTTAACCTTAGAGGTATTGAAAAGAAAGATATCAAGAGAGGCGATGTACTTGGAACTCCTGATGCACCACCAATGGTTGCAAAAGAATTCAAAGCACAAATTATCGTCATTCACCACCCAACAGCAATTGCTCCTGGTTACACACCAGTAATGCATGCACACACAGCACAAGTGGCAGCAACAGTTACTGAGTTCCTCCAAAAGATAAACCCAGCATCTGGCGCAGTTGAAGAAGAAAATCCAAAGTTCCTCAAAGTTGGTGACTCTGCAATTGTCAAAATCAGACCGGTGAGACCAACTTGTATTGAAACATTCCAAGAATTCCCTGAAATGGGTAGATTCGCACTTAGAGATATGGGTGCAACTATCGCAGCAGGAATTGTAAAGGAAATTACCGAAGAGTACAAACCATAG
- a CDS encoding J domain-containing protein gives MQLFLSYDKSLSSVNTYQAIKVLNVNQDSSQDEIKAAYRKLALEWHPDKNKNAVSDTEFKKITEAYNFLKKNHNHQNSSPQEKHAEKPNTKTRYKKKPQWGAPDDGGIPEQDWSKYTREFEEGDPDFWKEYERKFWEEYNARVRPDGRNGEYEKAQEPKKQPNLFVDVDKSRCIGCCSCEMIAPDVFEINKESRSNPKSSVINQKGAGVNKIMNAAETCPTKAIIVENIDSNERLYPY, from the coding sequence TTGCAATTATTTTTATCATATGACAAATCTCTATCTTCAGTGAACACATATCAGGCAATCAAGGTATTGAATGTGAATCAGGATTCATCACAAGACGAGATCAAGGCAGCATACAGAAAGCTGGCACTAGAATGGCATCCTGACAAAAATAAAAATGCAGTAAGTGACACGGAATTTAAAAAAATTACAGAGGCCTATAATTTTTTGAAGAAAAACCACAATCATCAAAACAGTTCACCACAGGAAAAACATGCAGAAAAACCAAACACCAAAACACGATACAAGAAAAAGCCACAATGGGGAGCACCAGATGACGGAGGCATTCCAGAACAAGATTGGAGTAAATACACTCGTGAGTTCGAAGAAGGAGATCCTGATTTTTGGAAAGAGTATGAGCGAAAATTTTGGGAGGAGTATAATGCACGGGTTCGTCCAGACGGGAGAAACGGGGAATACGAAAAAGCGCAAGAACCCAAAAAACAACCAAATCTTTTCGTAGATGTAGACAAAAGCCGATGTATTGGATGTTGTAGCTGTGAAATGATAGCTCCAGACGTGTTTGAAATCAATAAAGAAAGCAGGTCAAATCCAAAATCCTCGGTGATTAATCAAAAGGGTGCCGGAGTAAACAAAATTATGAATGCGGCTGAGACATGTCCGACAAAAGCAATCATCGTTGAAAATATAGATTCAAATGAAAGATTGTATCCGTATTAG
- a CDS encoding cupin domain-containing protein, protein MSLRKNSEIQPIDGNEGTKIKQYFHPHNTLSGINYSVAQFTLKPGKSSKLHKLASSEIYYILDGNARLNVDEEAYELEKDDSVYVAPNSKQCIKNTGSENLRFLCIVEPAWKAENEEILE, encoded by the coding sequence ATGTCATTACGAAAAAATTCTGAGATTCAACCTATTGACGGAAATGAGGGAACCAAAATCAAGCAGTATTTTCATCCACATAACACACTAAGTGGGATTAATTACAGCGTGGCACAATTCACATTAAAGCCTGGAAAAAGTTCCAAACTTCACAAACTTGCATCATCTGAAATTTATTACATTTTGGATGGGAATGCAAGACTGAATGTGGACGAGGAGGCGTATGAGCTTGAAAAAGATGATTCAGTGTATGTTGCGCCAAATTCCAAGCAATGCATTAAAAACACGGGATCAGAGAATTTGAGGTTTTTGTGCATTGTCGAACCTGCATGGAAAGCAGAAAATGAGGAAATACTGGAATAA
- a CDS encoding 3-hydroxyacyl-CoA dehydrogenase, which translates to MSIKNITVLGSGVMGHGIAQVSATAGYNVVLRDIKQEFLDKAMEKIKWSLDKLVSKEKISKDEGDSIFARIKPIVDLAEAVKDAELVIEVVPEIMDLKKTVYAELDKVAAPEVIFASNTSTLPITEIANTTSRPDKFIGIHFFNPPQLMKLVEIIPGEKTSQKITDLTQEYVKSVNKVAVLCRKDVPGFIINRLFIPMVHEACFVKDRTGATLEEIDSAVKFKLGFPMGIFELADFTGMDVIHKATVEMHLRDKKVINPHPLVEKMFDEKKLGQKSGEGFYKYSDDKYERVALSEKLAQKCNPIQLVANIINNAAWLVTNGASDIEEIEKAAQLGLGLKKPLFETAKEIGIKNIVDELNKLAAEHGEFYKPDPLLVSMQTS; encoded by the coding sequence GTGTCAATAAAAAATATCACAGTTTTAGGATCTGGTGTAATGGGTCACGGCATAGCCCAAGTTTCTGCAACAGCAGGATATAATGTAGTTTTACGAGACATCAAACAGGAATTTTTAGACAAAGCCATGGAGAAGATAAAATGGAGCCTAGACAAACTGGTATCAAAAGAAAAAATTTCAAAAGATGAAGGAGATTCAATTTTTGCAAGAATAAAGCCAATTGTGGATTTGGCAGAAGCAGTAAAAGACGCAGAACTAGTAATCGAGGTAGTTCCCGAAATAATGGACTTGAAGAAAACAGTTTATGCAGAACTGGACAAAGTTGCAGCCCCAGAGGTAATCTTTGCATCAAACACAAGTACGTTGCCAATCACCGAAATTGCAAACACAACATCGCGCCCAGACAAATTCATAGGAATCCATTTCTTCAACCCACCACAGTTAATGAAGCTGGTAGAAATAATCCCAGGAGAAAAAACATCTCAAAAAATCACGGATTTAACTCAAGAATATGTCAAATCGGTTAACAAAGTTGCCGTACTATGTAGAAAGGACGTTCCAGGATTTATCATAAATAGATTGTTCATCCCAATGGTTCATGAAGCATGTTTTGTCAAAGACAGAACAGGTGCAACCCTTGAGGAGATAGACTCTGCTGTTAAATTCAAACTGGGATTTCCAATGGGAATTTTTGAGCTGGCAGATTTTACGGGAATGGATGTAATTCACAAAGCAACAGTCGAGATGCATCTACGAGACAAAAAAGTGATCAATCCACATCCGCTAGTTGAAAAAATGTTTGATGAGAAAAAACTGGGGCAAAAATCAGGAGAAGGGTTTTACAAGTATTCTGATGACAAATATGAGAGGGTTGCGCTTTCAGAAAAACTTGCACAAAAATGCAATCCCATTCAACTTGTTGCAAATATTATTAACAATGCCGCTTGGCTTGTGACTAACGGTGCAAGTGACATAGAGGAGATTGAAAAGGCAGCTCAGTTGGGACTGGGTCTGAAAAAACCATTGTTTGAAACTGCAAAAGAGATCGGCATCAAAAACATTGTCGATGAATTAAACAAACTTGCAGCAGAGCATGGAGAGTTTTACAAGCCAGATCCATTACTGGTGTCTATGCAGACTAGCTAA
- a CDS encoding TIGR00725 family protein, translating into MVKKRQILVIGHNTNGCTPEHEKIAYDVGMEVAKSGSVLICGGLGGVMTAAAHGAKDGNGLTVGIIPQNDPAMANEFCDVVIPTGMGLARDFLNALSADGVIIIGGGSGTLSETTAAYMYKKPMVAIRNLGGSVEKFIDGFIDQRENVRIVGVDTSKEAVEKILELIDA; encoded by the coding sequence GTGGTCAAGAAAAGGCAGATCTTAGTAATAGGACACAATACAAATGGGTGCACTCCGGAACATGAAAAAATTGCATATGATGTGGGGATGGAGGTCGCAAAATCCGGATCTGTGTTGATTTGTGGGGGATTAGGCGGGGTAATGACTGCAGCAGCTCATGGAGCTAAGGACGGCAATGGCTTGACAGTTGGTATCATTCCTCAAAATGATCCTGCTATGGCCAATGAATTCTGTGATGTGGTCATTCCAACTGGGATGGGTCTTGCTCGTGATTTCCTAAATGCACTGTCTGCTGATGGCGTGATAATTATTGGAGGGGGTTCTGGAACTCTGTCTGAAACTACTGCTGCATACATGTACAAAAAACCAATGGTTGCAATTAGAAATTTGGGCGGTTCAGTTGAGAAATTCATTGATGGTTTTATTGATCAAAGGGAGAATGTCAGGATAGTTGGTGTTGATACCTCCAAGGAAGCAGTAGAGAAAATTCTGGAACTAATTGATGCATAG
- a CDS encoding ATP-dependent DNA ligase, whose translation MEFSILAESFYKMESTRKRLELTQFLVELFENTPHDIISKIVYLLQGKLRPDFEGIELGVAEKLAIRAISKSSGIPIKKIEDEYRKGGDLGQAASIILEQKTQTTFLVEDITIERVYETLFKIAKLEGSRSQDMKMKYISSLLNDATPLEASYILKILLGTLRLGIAENTVMDALAIAFSGSKENRKSLEHAYNVSSDLGKVAEIIATKGIEGVEKFEIILFNPIRPMLADRVKSEEEAMEKMGKEFAAEYKLDGERVQLHIEGEKVVLFSRSLENISSYYPDIIERIPKAVQADNIILEAEAVAMNENTGEFLPFQELMHRRRKYKIEKAVTQYPISVNLFDVLYCNGKSCLELSYKNRREKLEKTVKEDEFVKYIPMTIVKNKNEIEDFMENGINAGSEGLMLKMMDKPYQAGSRGNYWLKLKREYQNELGDSLDLVVIGGFFGKGRRTGSYGTLLLATYDEDNDTFPSVCKVGTGFSDESLDQLYQILHPKVTIKKNPRIISEMEADVWFEPELVVEVVASEITLSPIHKAAEDKIRKGAGLALRFPKFTGKIRVEKAAEDASTNEEVITLYRGQKKVAHDKNLI comes from the coding sequence ATGGAGTTTTCCATTTTAGCTGAATCATTTTACAAAATGGAATCAACCAGAAAAAGATTAGAATTAACACAGTTCTTAGTGGAATTGTTTGAGAATACACCACACGACATAATTTCAAAAATTGTGTATTTGTTACAAGGAAAACTAAGACCTGATTTTGAAGGCATTGAGTTAGGCGTTGCAGAAAAACTTGCAATAAGGGCAATTTCAAAGTCCTCAGGAATACCAATCAAAAAAATCGAGGACGAATATAGAAAAGGAGGAGACTTGGGGCAAGCAGCATCGATAATACTGGAACAAAAAACACAAACAACATTTCTTGTCGAAGACATTACAATAGAAAGAGTCTATGAAACGCTATTCAAAATTGCAAAATTAGAAGGTTCTCGTTCTCAAGACATGAAGATGAAATACATTTCAAGTTTGCTAAATGATGCAACTCCATTAGAAGCAAGTTACATTTTGAAAATTTTGTTAGGAACACTGCGATTAGGAATTGCGGAGAATACAGTAATGGATGCATTAGCAATAGCATTTTCTGGAAGTAAAGAAAATAGAAAAAGTTTAGAACACGCATACAATGTTTCAAGCGACTTGGGAAAGGTTGCAGAAATAATTGCAACAAAAGGAATTGAAGGAGTGGAAAAATTTGAAATTATTTTATTTAATCCAATTAGACCCATGCTTGCAGACAGAGTAAAAAGTGAAGAAGAGGCAATGGAGAAAATGGGAAAAGAGTTTGCCGCAGAATACAAACTAGACGGAGAAAGAGTACAACTTCACATAGAAGGAGAAAAAGTAGTATTGTTTTCAAGAAGTTTAGAAAACATATCAAGTTATTATCCTGACATCATAGAAAGAATTCCTAAAGCAGTTCAAGCTGACAATATCATATTGGAAGCAGAAGCGGTCGCAATGAACGAAAACACAGGAGAGTTTTTACCGTTTCAAGAACTAATGCACAGGAGAAGAAAATACAAAATAGAAAAAGCGGTAACACAGTATCCAATTTCAGTGAATTTATTTGATGTTCTATATTGCAATGGTAAAAGCTGTTTAGAATTATCCTACAAAAACAGAAGAGAGAAATTAGAAAAAACGGTCAAAGAAGATGAATTCGTAAAATACATACCAATGACCATAGTCAAAAACAAAAACGAAATTGAAGACTTTATGGAAAATGGCATCAATGCAGGTAGTGAAGGATTGATGTTAAAGATGATGGATAAACCATACCAAGCAGGTTCTAGAGGAAATTACTGGTTGAAATTAAAACGAGAGTATCAAAACGAATTAGGGGACAGTTTAGATCTAGTTGTGATAGGCGGATTTTTTGGAAAAGGAAGAAGAACAGGAAGTTATGGAACATTGTTGCTTGCAACATATGACGAAGACAATGATACATTTCCAAGTGTTTGTAAAGTAGGAACAGGATTTTCTGATGAATCATTAGATCAACTGTATCAAATATTACATCCAAAAGTTACAATCAAAAAAAATCCCCGCATCATAAGTGAGATGGAAGCAGATGTATGGTTTGAGCCAGAGCTAGTAGTAGAAGTAGTGGCATCAGAAATTACACTTAGTCCAATTCACAAAGCAGCAGAAGACAAAATTAGAAAAGGTGCAGGACTTGCATTGAGATTTCCAAAATTTACTGGAAAAATAAGAGTAGAAAAAGCAGCAGAAGACGCATCAACTAATGAAGAAGTGATCACACTGTACAGAGGGCAAAAAAAAGTGGCACATGATAAAAATTTGATTTAA
- the endA gene encoding tRNA-intron lyase yields MKSELIENRIIVWNIEDSRKLFSQGYYGKPIGIPKPKIEEIDAPLILDLIEGLYLLENKKITIRKSKQKITVEQLTDICRNEVHEFDKKYLVYKNFRDKGYIINPGIKFGCDFAVYEKGPGIDHAPFLIQVYTRNESISATGIVLAGRLATTVRKQFILAIPKGKDKVDFLALDWWKA; encoded by the coding sequence ATGAAAAGTGAATTAATTGAAAACAGAATCATTGTGTGGAATATTGAAGATTCACGCAAACTTTTCAGTCAAGGATATTATGGCAAACCAATAGGGATACCAAAACCAAAAATTGAGGAAATCGATGCGCCGTTGATTTTGGATCTTATTGAAGGGTTGTACCTTTTAGAAAACAAAAAAATAACCATTAGAAAATCAAAACAAAAAATTACTGTAGAGCAATTGACAGATATTTGTAGAAATGAAGTTCACGAATTTGATAAAAAATATCTAGTTTACAAAAATTTTCGAGACAAAGGATACATCATTAATCCTGGAATAAAATTCGGTTGTGACTTTGCAGTTTATGAAAAAGGTCCAGGAATTGATCATGCACCTTTTTTAATTCAAGTGTACACTAGAAACGAATCAATTTCAGCAACAGGGATTGTTCTTGCAGGACGACTTGCTACAACCGTTAGAAAACAATTCATTTTAGCCATTCCAAAAGGAAAGGATAAAGTGGATTTTCTTGCATTAGACTGGTGGAAAGCTTAA
- the fbp gene encoding fructose-1,6-bisphosphate aldolase/phosphatase: MKITVSVIKADVGGVGGHTKPSDGLIEAIRNTVKNSGDLLIDHYIGYCGDDTHIVMTHTHGVNNEKIHKLAWDAFMAGTQVAKEEGLYGAGQDLLKDSFSGNVKGMGPGVAEMEFEERPNEAFTVFAADKTEPGAFNYPIYRMFVDALSNTGLIVNKSLAAGVKMHIMDVEKAQIAELELWQDKPTIEAALMYPGRYVVDSVYTKDGEPILDASTDRLHNIAGTYVGKDDPICLVRTQKNFPATEEVGSVFNNPHYVAGNTRGSHNMPLMPVKLNSAATINFCIPIVQALVFSMHNGKLTGPFDGFSTPDWDYIREIATKKAIAIRSQGFIHPATLVPSELEYAEGYRARMDVLEAKMKPMEETSSSGDKKENYEDPD; this comes from the coding sequence ATGAAAATTACAGTTTCCGTTATCAAAGCAGACGTAGGTGGAGTAGGCGGCCACACAAAACCCAGTGATGGACTAATAGAAGCAATTAGAAACACAGTCAAGAATTCAGGGGATTTACTAATTGATCACTATATTGGTTATTGTGGAGATGATACCCACATTGTCATGACACATACTCATGGTGTGAATAATGAAAAAATTCACAAACTAGCATGGGATGCATTCATGGCGGGAACTCAAGTTGCAAAAGAAGAGGGACTGTATGGCGCAGGACAAGATTTGCTTAAAGATTCTTTTTCAGGCAATGTAAAAGGTATGGGTCCGGGAGTTGCAGAGATGGAATTTGAAGAAAGACCAAACGAAGCATTTACTGTGTTTGCAGCAGACAAAACAGAACCTGGTGCATTCAACTATCCAATTTACAGAATGTTTGTAGATGCACTAAGTAACACAGGATTAATTGTAAACAAGAGTCTTGCAGCAGGAGTAAAGATGCACATTATGGATGTTGAAAAAGCGCAAATTGCAGAACTTGAATTATGGCAAGACAAGCCTACAATTGAAGCTGCGTTGATGTATCCAGGCAGATATGTTGTAGATTCAGTATATACAAAAGATGGGGAACCAATTTTAGATGCATCAACTGACAGATTACACAACATTGCAGGAACATATGTCGGAAAAGACGATCCAATTTGTCTAGTAAGAACACAAAAGAATTTTCCAGCAACAGAAGAAGTAGGAAGTGTGTTTAACAATCCACATTATGTTGCAGGAAACACAAGAGGAAGTCACAATATGCCATTAATGCCTGTAAAACTAAATTCAGCTGCAACAATCAACTTTTGCATTCCAATTGTACAAGCCCTAGTGTTCAGCATGCATAATGGAAAGTTAACAGGACCATTTGACGGGTTCTCTACTCCAGATTGGGATTACATTAGAGAAATTGCAACAAAGAAAGCAATTGCGATTAGAAGCCAAGGATTCATCCACCCAGCAACACTTGTCCCATCAGAACTAGAATATGCTGAAGGATACAGAGCAAGAATGGATGTTCTTGAAGCAAAGATGAAACCAATGGAAGAGACATCCTCCAGTGGCGATAAAAAAGAGAACTACGAAGATCCAGATTAG